In Vigna angularis cultivar LongXiaoDou No.4 chromosome 8, ASM1680809v1, whole genome shotgun sequence, the DNA window tctgttTAACAACTTTTATAAAGCTACCATTTTGTATCTAGTATGCCATATGCTGCAGCATTTTCCTTGATTTCTAAAAGTTGTACATTTTGTACAAACGTAAATATAAGGTAAGCTAACTCACTGATCTTCCGATATTCAAAGTCTCTCAACTTCATATTAGAGCACGTACAACTCTGCTCTGTTGTCCACAGCACCGGTTGTTATTGCCTTTGCCGGGAAACCACGGTCTGCTGCTTGTCACCACCATCTGCCAGTGACTCTTTGTTCTGGAAACTTAAAGGATAGGTACATCTTGTCAAACACAACCTAACCAGGAAGTTTGAAGTCTAAACTACAATCTGCGAGCAGATCTCACAAGCTGCCCAGTCACCTGTGTCAGTACACATACTGACTTGCCACCAACAGAATGCCACCATACCACTCTGAAGCACTAACCAGATCCTCCTAGACCGGGTCCATTTCAAGAATCAGTTTTCTCTCTTATAAGTGTCTTTGCTTGGGTTGTTGGCCTGAACACGAATCTCCTCTCCTTTggtataatttttctttctctggTTCAGAAAATGGCTACCCTTGGTTCTGCCGAGTCTCCGAACCTGTGCTCTCTATATCTGGGACACCCATCCCCACCACAGAGAAACTCtactaaattatttttggtAATGATATACAACATCTATATGATAATATGGCTCAGCTAAGAAACTAGCCTCTCTAAAAGAGACTAACCATGACATGACTACTCCTGTAGCTCAAGCCCATGTAAGAACTGGAAATACTCTTAGATGCTGATTCATTGGAAGGAATAAGACAAAACttaataagttttatattgCTTGCTTAGTTTTTTTCTATCACGAATACTAGGTGATCAAGAAATCCCCTCACTAGACAGCTTAATTACTCGATTTCTTCATGTTCCTACTCTTGTTAAGTGGGAAAGTCCAACTGCAGTGGTTAATCTCCTGCGGTGGTGTCTTCACAAGGAAGAGGTCATGAAAACTTAGGAAGAAAAGGTTACATTCATACAATTTTCATGTTACTTATCCCCTCCGGGGATCTTGCTTTTGATAACCTTGTACATCTATGAGTATGTGTATAGAAAATATCCACTTAATCCAAAAAGCAAGTTTTGGAAACCTATTCTACCTAATAACTTCTTATAGAATACGAGTTTAACCCTAGAATCTTGTGATATTATCAAGATGATCAAGCATccaaattttaagataaattaaataccATCTGTAGTAATTATAGTTGACAAGTCATATATTATAACAAGTGTATTATACATCAAAAGAAAGTTGATTGGTGAAGAATGAGctagtttttatatatatgaaattcaGTAAATTTGATCTACTTAATGAGCACTTACAATCCAACCATGGGATTGATGAACTTCAATGTCCATAAAGAAGTTATTAAATGGAATAAATGTAACAAGACTAGATCCCAAATTAAAGGGGTCTCCTAGAaccatttaaaattttcattaataacctttttctttattaagaCGGAATTTCAGAAGCATAAAACCACAATGTACAgtagaattattattaaaagaaggAAACTAATGAATCTTACGGAGCCATCCAACGGTATGTTCCCGTCTCAGGTGTCATTCCTTCCGTTAGCACCTCAATCCGAGCAACTCCAAAATCAgcaattttaattgatttgtcACCAAAAATCAAAAGATTATCGGATTTCAAGTCCCTGTGGATCAATCCAAGGCCATGAACATATGCCATCCCACGTGCAACATCCAAAGCTTGTTTAACAGCCAATTTAAGGGGCACTGATCTGTTTTGTCGCTTCATTAAAAATTGCCGAACTGAACCCCCTTTGGCATATTCTGTAACAATACACCATACCATTGGCTTATGGCATGCACCAATAAAACGAACTATGTTAGGATGATTTAATGTAGCCAGCATCATCACCTCCTGCTGAAACTGTTGTTCCATCAACTGAGCCTTTGTTGAATCATTTTCAGGCCTCTCCAAGATTTTAATAGCAACATCTTCATTATTGTAAGTACCTCTGTAGAGTTTTCCAAAAGCCCCTTGAGCAAAAGCCTCACCCATACTAAGATTCCTCAAATCAATTGTCCACTCATCAAAATTGTCAAGCCCTTCAGTTGGGGAACTAGTGTCCATTAGTGCTTGTGCCAAAGCATCATCACTCAAAGCATGTGTAACTCTTCCTCGATGATTGACACTGTGTGCAATGGAGGAATTATCATTGGGGCGTCTCCGCAACCCTTGGTGGTTCAATATACGAGTATGAGAATCATTGGAGCCAACACTGCTATTATCAATGGACATTGCAACAGATCCTCCATGGTTACTTGTTTGCAAGCTCCCAATACTGTCAATTAACATATCCGTGCCCTCCTCAAGCTTATGGTAAAAGCCCTTAGAGAAATCATAGTAGTCATCGTTCTGCTTGTTGAGGTCTATTGTTCCCGGGAATTTCACACCACCTTCCAGCATCTTTCTCAATAAAGAAAAGTATTCAAGTCTTGTTATTTCCTCAGCATCAGAAATTGTAAATTAAGCCACCTGAAAAAACAACTCTGAAAAACATACCCACAAAAGGTTACaacatttgaatttataatcttcaaatacaacaacaaaggtaACTCCATCTTTGAATAATCTATAATCAATGCACAAGTGTGCATGTACACACGCACATACAAAGACTGAGACTCAGAGATTCCAACCAGACAGAAGAAACACAAAGTGATATTTAACTTaagcaaaagaaaaactaaCACTACGTCTAAATCAAGAGATTGTTTCCACAAATCAAAGTAATCGAATATCATAGTTTGGTATAAACTAGGAACCAAATGCACATGAACAACAGCAGAATGGccttagaaagaaaaaaagcgaagaaatgaaaaagagcaAGAATCTGGTAGAACCCTAAATCTGGGCAGCTTAACAAAAGCTGGCTAGTCGTACCTGGATGGAGAGAATCAGTTTCGATGCAACAGCAGAAGAGAAGATCGAATAGGATAAagcaaaaaatagaaaacaaattgaGAAGTAGATTGAGGTCGAAAAGAACCAAACAAATGACTTTTTTCTTCAGTTTTTCTATCTCAGCTGTGCTTtgctgtgtttttttttcttttaatattctaaactacaattttctgtttttctaccatcagcaaaaataaaaaaacatgtgaAAATATAcccaaacataaaataaatttaataaaatggaattagaaagattaaatttataaatttttaaaactaaaggaTAAATTaaccaaaacttttaaaaaagattattttaatttttattaaaaattaaaaaactaaaaaatatttaattcaaataaaagttattcaattcaattctattaaaataatattcagttttatttaaataatttgtttttattttatttcgaaAGTATgtcatgtaacatcccaaaaatacagtgtaaaaccatataTGAGAACAATTACATATTAACAATACTACAGTTCAATACTTAGCTAGATACGATTACGGCCGAACAGCCTTACATAACAGCAGGGAATTAAAAATTGTACGTTAGCTACcactagaccgaacggtgtacaaaataacttataccgaacggtcttaccAAAGATAAAGCTAACAATAGACCGAACGTTCCTAAGGTTCAGCCTTCACTTCCGCTGCGTCTTCCAATACTTCTTTcagcagctcttctccttctgctcacatccacacggatgatcattacAACAGGACAACGACCGAACACACAACACAGATAAAAATGatacacagggtaagcttatgtaatttaattaatgcaATAACAACATACAACGTTCATAATTCAATCAACAACAACcacatcataattcatacatcatggcATGCAAAGAAcgaccacttgactctgactgtccggactgtatgaattctgtgtagctacgacgttcgtgcacccgggtgatgtagtaactgggataccctcaacagctgtcacccAAGGTTTATTCGTTCcttccaagttaaccttatggactaggacctcctgccattcccatacatgacttactcctctctacttgagaatgagtaatcatggaatattAGGATAAATGCTcgctaagctttgcccacattcatactttacaaatcaataaccactttctgagatattcctccctggaatactcgttcataacaaaactatttcattcacatcacatcTCAAATTCTCTCATACTTTATCatcaatatattaaattgaaataagatCACACTTTCTCATCATAGCACAAGTACGACTGGAATAACACTTCTTAGAAATTAACATGACTGAGCGCTACTTATCCATTCAATAAACACACCCCTAAGAGTTCAAACCGGACGCCACGAaacctaggccgagtactaatactctaggccgaacaccttttaaagaccaaTACTGTTTGACACCCAATACTAATACTGATGAGAAATTATGAAATAACGAACGCTATCGATTTTGGCTAAAGACTCTTATTCTAAAAATGGAAATAATAGATTTTTGAAAACGAGACccagcgcttggtttaagaccgagccctgtagaaaccgaacactattgaacgagcgttGGTCCAAGACCAAGTACTTATCAGGAAGAAACGCTACTGAGATCGAATGCTTGgtccaagaccgagcactaataaacttacataaaatgaatgaatatatatatatatatatatatatatatatatatatatatatatatatatatatatagatatacaATTGCGTCCCATTTATTTTAATGGAAGAATAACGAGAACGTCTACGACTTTAAGTAGTATAGTATACATTAACTAAATTGTTTAGAAAACCTAAAAAAGGACTacacttaggccgaacactCATTTACGtatatctaatattataaaacgaTCTTCATTAACGACATCATTTCTAGAAGAAGAACTTAGTATAGACTGACGTTCAAAGGAAAACTGAACGGTTAATACGAACTCTCGGTCACAGTTTACCTAATCCTATATAGTATTACAGAAAGACTCTTAGACACTATCCCTAAAGCATGAGAAATCAGTTAAAAACCATGCACTCCCAAGAAGAACCGAACGCTCGCTAATGACGCTCGACCATACTATCACCTTTCCTCAGAATACTACAGTTTGAAAATCAAACCCTATCTCAACTCAGTTCGCAACGTATATCATTCATCCATCCACACATCCAAACAAGCAATACACGCATATTTCCtactcatcaaataatcaaacaacatATCATGCAAACATACCAACGttcaaaacaagaatttaatcaaattatataagcttcccttacttcTATACGTGACCGAACACTCAACGATACAGAATAGAGCTCCCCACTACCAAAGACTTAACGTTCGACAGTCACGTTTTAGGAATACTGAACCAAACAGAAAACCAGAAACACTCAGAATTATACGATTCACTCAGGCGACCAGAAATAAAGGTTGGCACGCGAAAATAAACAAACGTGCTAAAGAGAAGGAAACTCACCGGCTCAGAACCACAAACCGATTGGTTTAAACGAAAGCTCTTGACGCAGGGAGTGTTCAAACGGTGTCTGagaggtgatcggaagaagaaaaagtgaggttttcttagagagaaggtggagattttagagagaatgaggagaaaacgtttttcataaatttggaaAAGAAGGAGAGCATGCAGAGAAATGACACGACATTTGAAATTTCGCATTAAGTACTGCCGTCACGCAAACCGAACTGCCACTCTCCTACAGCCACCTATTTTCCACTAACTGATACGCTCACTCTCTCCTTGATACATGGATCCCACTACTTGAGGTTTTTAGTGGGTTTTTAAGGGGTGTGACATTGTTacatttaatcttttataatttgtattacaTTCAGAATTTGAATTTTGCTTTGTATTATAAGAAAAGTTTTTTTTCATAAAGTAAATTTTACCTTTAATTAATACATGAATTCTATCGtgattaattgtttatttaaaaaatatatatatttacggAATAAAAGCTCTATACAGTGAGTTGAAATCTGCACTCTATCtcatttatattatgttataataCACAACCTTCATTTTCATTGTTAGCTATCTTgcatctttattttattataatatttaaaaaataatagtgaGTTTTTATTCTTGGCTAAAATAATTCTACAAGGAGCTAAAATGTTTTATGTAATAAGTATATAGGTTTGAACTATATTTATActtgtttcattttttaaataaattataatgtacATGATAATATATGATCATCGATAATTCAATTTGAATAATATATCCGACAAGTATTTATatccaatattttaaaatattttattaatatttatttatgaagtatcttttatatatatatatatatatatatatatataataataataataataataataataatacttttataataataatatttataattttttattttaacaacatttaatagatatgattttaatttagataacaatcctatatttattatatctttaaaacttttatatatttttcaacgtatatatatatatatatatatatatatatatatatcacgtatttattattttaaaataaatatatatccaTATATTAGAATATAAGTTTAGTTGAAAAAGAGTAATAcgtcaaatttataaataataaaaaaattgtattgtggtatttatatacataagtaataaaacataataaactatttctttaaaaatttattttgtaataataacaCTCTCGTATAACATAAGTTTAAGATTTTATACaagtcattttaaaaataaaaaatatattcataaatagtaataattttaatataaaatactaGCAGCAAACTTAAGCTGACTTGTTAAAccttaaaaaacattttaaacatctaaaaccttatatttttaatcaaaaagACTTTTTCAATTGGATATACTAATTTCGACCTCTGTAAACCAAATCATAAGTACAGAGTTTGACATATTTCAATCCCTAACTAAGAACACTCCTACAAGTAACCAgcatataaatttattcttcatACCTAGTCACAATGTGTAtgattaaaacattaaatccaattaaaataaaaaaactgcaaaagaatagaaatataaataaaaaatcaataaattatcatttaatgATAATGAAATCAACCTCTATGCTTCACATAAAAATGACTTGGATTTCAATTTGACCATTAGCCAAGTTGATCTTTTATTCCTGTCATTCCATATACAAATACATTTCATATGGAACTTCTTACCCATTAATCAATCACATGGTTCATTTTCATCCAttagaagatgaagaaattCTTGGTGCCCATGAAAATCGTCCCCACTCTC includes these proteins:
- the LOC108345868 gene encoding serine/threonine-protein kinase STY13 codes for the protein MLEGGVKFPGTIDLNKQNDDYYDFSKGFYHKLEEGTDMLIDSIGSLQTSNHGGSVAMSIDNSSVGSNDSHTRILNHQGLRRRPNDNSSIAHSVNHRGRVTHALSDDALAQALMDTSSPTEGLDNFDEWTIDLRNLSMGEAFAQGAFGKLYRGTYNNEDVAIKILERPENDSTKAQLMEQQFQQEVMMLATLNHPNIVRFIGACHKPMVWCIVTEYAKGGSVRQFLMKRQNRSVPLKLAVKQALDVARGMAYVHGLGLIHRDLKSDNLLIFGDKSIKIADFGVARIEVLTEGMTPETGTYRWMAPEMIQHRPYTQKVDVYSFGIVLWELITGMLPFQNMTAVQAAFAVVTKNVRPIIPNDCLPVLREIMTRCWDPNPDIRPPFTEIVGMLENAETEILTTVRKARFRCCMTQPMTAD